Proteins encoded by one window of Leptospira barantonii:
- a CDS encoding LA_1612 family putative O-antigen biosynthesis protein, giving the protein MLFKIVNKIRSLFLFFLKSEKEWRLPKKSDLLFYDFVGYEAFESYIRMYDPTVLYIRGEKFNVPVFLSALLKGRPGLQGYIDEFIRSVKPKLILTYIDNNPKFYELKEAHPAIVTMFVQNGFRGEIGDIFGYLTPKETYNVDYMLTLGADIGEKYSQYIKGKSISIGSFKNNKIPKGKSIDSSKIDSILFISQYIKRPQNETEPFYVEADGSVYYWEQFYETELLLLPFLKTYCLEKGLSIKVCGRTKKNDPDEFDFYKNYFEGLDWTMTPHESFRSSYELIDSAPITVFVDSTLGYEALARGKRSVGITSRCRSLKNESYRFGWPGKLSDNGPFWTNDLNLKSVRRALDHVIEISENSWQEELKESGFARTVDFDPDNSRFRELLSGILVKNNNLN; this is encoded by the coding sequence TTGCTTTTTAAGATCGTAAACAAAATCCGAAGTCTATTCCTATTCTTTCTTAAGTCAGAGAAAGAATGGAGATTGCCGAAAAAAAGCGACTTATTGTTTTACGATTTCGTCGGGTACGAGGCTTTTGAAAGTTATATCCGAATGTATGATCCCACCGTCTTATACATTCGAGGTGAAAAATTCAACGTTCCCGTATTCCTTTCGGCGCTTTTAAAGGGAAGGCCGGGTTTACAAGGTTATATAGACGAGTTCATTCGTTCCGTAAAACCGAAGTTGATTCTGACATATATCGATAATAATCCGAAGTTTTACGAATTGAAGGAAGCGCATCCGGCAATCGTCACCATGTTCGTGCAAAACGGTTTTCGAGGCGAGATCGGAGACATTTTCGGTTATCTAACGCCGAAAGAGACGTATAACGTCGATTATATGCTGACGTTGGGCGCCGATATCGGGGAAAAATATTCCCAATATATCAAAGGAAAATCGATTTCGATCGGTTCTTTTAAGAACAATAAGATTCCGAAAGGAAAATCGATCGATTCTTCGAAAATCGATTCCATTCTTTTTATTTCTCAATACATCAAACGACCGCAAAATGAAACCGAACCGTTTTACGTGGAAGCGGACGGATCGGTGTATTACTGGGAACAATTCTACGAGACCGAATTGCTCTTGTTACCTTTTCTCAAAACGTATTGTTTGGAAAAGGGGCTATCCATCAAAGTTTGCGGTAGAACTAAAAAGAACGATCCGGACGAATTCGATTTTTATAAAAATTATTTCGAAGGATTGGATTGGACCATGACACCGCACGAGTCCTTTCGTTCGAGTTACGAGTTGATCGATTCCGCTCCGATTACCGTTTTTGTCGATTCGACCTTAGGGTATGAGGCTTTGGCCAGAGGAAAAAGATCGGTGGGGATTACTTCGCGTTGTCGTTCGTTGAAAAACGAATCCTATAGATTCGGATGGCCGGGCAAGTTGTCCGATAACGGTCCTTTTTGGACCAACGATCTGAATCTCAAGTCCGTTCGACGAGCTCTGGATCATGTGATCGAAATTTCGGAGAATTCCTGGCAAGAAGAACTGAAAGAATCCGGATTCGCCAGAACGGTCGATTTTGATCCGGATAATTCTCGCTTTAGGGAATTGCTTTCTGGAATATTAGTAAAAAACAATAATCTAAATTAG
- a CDS encoding SDR family oxidoreductase, producing the protein MSQKTILITGSEGLLGSSLVPFLKNLNHNVIRHSRSGSTEAIGDLVDKKIVWKVLDDHTPDFIINLAAATNVDECERKPNYAYLLNVRILENIVSWIQSKQSKTHLIHVSTDQVYDGKGPHLEENVELTNYYSFSKYTGELVANAVSSTVLRTNFFGYSKNDIRRSFSDWIIESVDADKEITVFEDIRFSPLSLSTLVEMIHKVLLNPKKGIYNLGSSDGISKADFAYKLADILNKSKEKIRKGSIFDLNLKAYRPRDMTMNVSKFESDFDIRLPKVEDEILTLLQKG; encoded by the coding sequence ATGTCCCAAAAGACCATTTTAATCACCGGTTCCGAAGGTTTACTCGGATCCTCCTTAGTTCCGTTCCTAAAAAATCTAAATCACAACGTGATCCGTCACAGTAGGAGCGGTAGCACCGAAGCGATCGGAGACCTTGTGGATAAGAAGATCGTTTGGAAGGTATTGGACGATCATACTCCGGACTTCATCATAAATCTTGCGGCCGCGACGAACGTGGACGAGTGCGAGAGGAAACCGAATTACGCGTATTTATTAAACGTAAGAATTTTGGAAAACATAGTTTCCTGGATTCAGTCGAAACAATCGAAAACACATTTGATTCATGTTTCAACTGATCAGGTTTACGACGGTAAAGGACCACATCTCGAAGAGAACGTCGAGTTGACCAATTATTATAGCTTTTCCAAATATACGGGAGAACTAGTCGCGAACGCCGTTTCGAGTACGGTTCTACGAACTAATTTTTTCGGTTATAGTAAGAATGATATCAGACGTAGTTTTAGCGATTGGATCATCGAATCGGTCGACGCGGATAAGGAGATTACGGTATTCGAAGATATTCGTTTTAGTCCCTTGTCTCTTTCCACACTTGTTGAAATGATTCATAAGGTACTCTTGAATCCTAAAAAAGGAATTTATAATTTAGGTTCCAGCGACGGCATCAGTAAGGCCGACTTCGCTTATAAACTCGCCGACATTCTGAATAAATCGAAGGAAAAAATCAGAAAGGGATCCATCTTCGATCTCAATCTAAAAGCGTATCGACCTCGCGATATGACTATGAACGTTTCGAAGTTTGAAAGTGATTTCGACATTCGTCTTCCGAAAGTGGAAGATGAAATATTGACTCTTTTACAAAAAGGATAA
- the pseF gene encoding pseudaminic acid cytidylyltransferase: MKKLCIITARGGSKRIPRKNIKNFYGRPIISYPIELALKSNLFDEVMVSTDDREIAEISKSYSAKIPFFRSEKNSNDTAGTDAVLFEVIEEYKKLGMNFDYACCIYPTSPLLTQKKLEEAWDLLRAKDLDTVFSMIKYSSPIQRSLRLNDEGLVSMFHPENLTKRSQELESAYYDAGQFYFFNIQRFLDKGKLWTDRSSAILLDDMEAQDIDNEEDWNLAEFKYQVRMQSIDSPNL; this comes from the coding sequence ATGAAAAAACTTTGTATCATTACGGCCCGAGGCGGTTCGAAGCGGATTCCACGTAAGAATATTAAGAATTTTTACGGAAGACCGATCATTTCTTATCCGATCGAACTCGCGCTTAAGTCGAACCTTTTCGACGAGGTTATGGTTTCCACGGACGATCGGGAAATTGCGGAAATTTCCAAAAGTTATTCCGCGAAGATTCCATTCTTTAGAAGCGAGAAAAATTCGAACGATACCGCGGGCACGGATGCGGTTTTGTTCGAAGTCATCGAAGAATATAAGAAATTGGGAATGAACTTCGATTATGCGTGTTGTATTTATCCCACTTCTCCTTTGCTCACTCAAAAGAAATTGGAAGAAGCTTGGGATTTGTTGCGCGCAAAGGATTTGGATACGGTTTTTTCCATGATCAAATATAGTTCTCCGATACAAAGGTCGTTACGTTTGAACGACGAGGGATTGGTTTCCATGTTTCATCCCGAGAATTTAACGAAACGATCTCAGGAGTTGGAATCGGCCTATTATGACGCGGGTCAATTCTACTTTTTTAATATTCAAAGATTCTTAGATAAGGGAAAACTTTGGACCGATCGTAGCTCCGCGATTCTTTTAGACGATATGGAAGCGCAGGACATAGACAACGAAGAAGATTGGAATCTTGCCGAGTTTAAGTATCAGGTTAGAATGCAGTCGATCGATTCTCCTAACCTCTGA
- the pseB gene encoding UDP-N-acetylglucosamine 4,6-dehydratase (inverting), with protein MSKSKSILITGGTGSFGKEFTKRILADYPDVKRLVIYSRDELKQYEMSQEFPESKYPQIRYFIGDIRDRERITRALEGIDTVIHAAALKQVPAAEYNPFEAIKTNIIGGQNLIEACIDRGVKKVVALSTDKAAAPVNLYGATKLASDKLFVAANNFKGSHDIKFSVVRYGNVMGSRGSVIPFFLNKKKEGVLPITDERMTRFNITLKEGVDLVLFALENMWGGEIYVPKIPSYRILDVAAAVAPECKTEIVGIRPGEKIHEEMITETDALSTIEFDKYFVILPSFKPTWSIDEFKKFFKGDYCKQGFRYNSGENTEWLTVEELKQLIKDYVVV; from the coding sequence ATGAGTAAAAGTAAGTCGATTTTAATCACAGGTGGAACCGGTTCGTTCGGTAAAGAGTTTACGAAAAGGATTCTCGCCGATTATCCCGATGTTAAAAGATTGGTGATTTATTCGAGGGATGAACTGAAACAATACGAAATGTCTCAGGAATTTCCGGAAAGTAAATATCCTCAGATTCGTTATTTTATCGGGGATATTCGTGATCGCGAGAGAATCACAAGAGCTCTGGAAGGAATCGACACGGTGATTCACGCCGCGGCTTTAAAACAAGTGCCCGCCGCGGAATACAATCCTTTCGAAGCGATTAAAACGAATATCATCGGCGGACAAAACCTGATAGAAGCCTGTATCGACCGAGGAGTGAAGAAGGTAGTGGCTCTTTCGACCGATAAGGCCGCGGCGCCCGTGAACTTATACGGAGCTACAAAACTCGCTTCGGATAAACTTTTCGTTGCGGCGAATAACTTCAAAGGTTCTCACGATATAAAATTCTCGGTGGTTCGTTACGGAAACGTGATGGGGAGCAGGGGCTCGGTGATTCCATTCTTTTTAAATAAGAAAAAGGAAGGAGTTCTTCCGATCACGGACGAAAGAATGACCCGATTCAACATCACTTTAAAAGAAGGGGTCGATCTCGTTTTATTCGCATTGGAGAATATGTGGGGCGGCGAGATCTACGTGCCGAAAATTCCTAGCTACAGAATTTTAGACGTTGCGGCGGCCGTTGCGCCCGAGTGTAAAACGGAGATCGTAGGTATTCGTCCCGGTGAAAAGATTCATGAAGAGATGATTACCGAAACCGACGCGCTCAGCACGATCGAGTTCGATAAGTATTTCGTAATATTGCCTTCTTTTAAACCGACTTGGTCGATCGACGAATTTAAAAAATTCTTCAAAGGCGACTATTGTAAACAAGGGTTCCGTTACAATAGCGGTGAAAATACCGAGTGGTTGACCGTAGAGGAATTGAAACAATTGATCAAGGACTATGTAGTCGTTTAA